CTAAATTAACTTATCCAAACAAATTAAGGATTTATCAACTAGAATCCTTACTTTTTCTCATCATTATAAGGCTATGAGtttaagaaagattgaaatggTTAAGTAACAAAAGGGAATGCAAGGTAATTAAGAAGCGCATGTTTTCATGAAGTTATAGACTAAGTGAATTGTAACCATAATTCTATGCAGAGGAAACTCATGAGGATTGACGGATACGATAATTATCTAGGAACTAAGGTAAGATGGGGAGGGTCACCAACCATGATGGGGGAATAATACGAATAAATGAGTATTGGACCCTCCTTAGGTCCTTTGCCGGTTGTTTGTTGTGAatttgccttaacttgtatgcTTTCATTTAGTATCTAGAACATGATTTGATATTGCGTTACGACCATTTGTGCCATTTGGAGGGGTTAGAGTTGAAGAACTCTTTTTGAATTTAATTCAAGGTTGTGTTGGCAATGTTTATGAAAGTGGTCGGGATGCTAGCACAATGCTAGGATATGGATCATCAAAGATTTCTCTACTTAATATCGATCTTCATGACTATAGTCAAAACTTTATCTCGTTATGCATCAGTAAAGATGGTAGTATTTTGGGTTCAAGTCGCATTGGATTCTTAATCAAATTGAATGACCATGGATCACTCCTTGAGGATCTTCAATGGGGATGAATTATAACCATTTAAGATATCATGGTATTTATAGAGAGAGTCTAGGTGGTAAATATGCCGAAAATGAGGACTAAAGTGAAGAAGATAAGATTCGTTAGCTTACAAGAAAAAAATAGTATGCAATACTCTCCAACTCTTTACACGTTTTTGTTCTTGCTCAAATTGgattacaaaaaataaaagttatATGAGTAACACATGGTTTAAGCACGAAGGAACTAAAGTGAAGAACTAACCTAAGTGTATGAGAGCTAATTAGTTAAGAGAAATTAATTAATGACTAAATTAACTTAACCAAACAAATTAAGAATTTATCAACTAGAATCCTTACTTTTTCTCATGCATTATAAGGCTATGAGTTTAAGAAAGATTGAAACGGTTAAGTAACAAACGGGAACGAAAGGTAATTAAGAAGCGCATGTTTTCATGAAGTTATATACTAAGTGAATTGTAACCATAATTCTATGCAGAGGAAACTCATGAGGATTGACGAATACGATAATTATCAAGGAACTACGGTAAGATTGGGAGAGGTCACCAACCATGATGGGGGAATAATACGAATAAATGAGTATTGGACCCTCAGGTCCTTTGCCGATTGTTTATTGTGAatttgccttaacttgtatgcTTTATGTCGTTGATTGACTAAGTGGTTAAGAAGATTGAAGTGATATTTGTCTCTTGATGATTTATGTGATTTGGAATTATAACCCTGATTGTCTTGATAGATTAGGCTTGGCTCTGTGAGCAAGGTGATTTTGATAGCCTTGGCTCCGTGAGCAAAGTGATGTTGATGGATTAGCCTTGGCTCTGTGAGCAAGGTGATGTTGATGGATAAGTCTAGGCCCCGTGGGCGAACGTATGTAACCCTCTGGCTCCTTGAGTAGAGGTGTGATTGATGATTTGTTTCTTGGCTTTGTGAGTAAGGATGTATGTgcacacatgatttctcttggcTTCGTGAGCAAGAATGAACCTAAGGGATTCCCTTGGTCCCGTGGACAAGGATTTTGATCTTGGCTCCGTGAGCAAGAACGATGTCTTGATCCTGTGGACAAGGTTTGCTTTGGCTCCGTGAGCAAAGCCATATGATTCTTATGTCTGATTATGTATTTCTTGGTGGAAATGAACATGATATGCATGTTTATGCGTGGCTCATTTATGTTACGTTATTCCCTGATGAGATTGAGTTGGAATGCTTCTCACCTCTCTGttgtgtgttttgttgtttttctcCTCTTTTATCAGTGACAGACACTGAAGATAGAGATTGAGATGTTGAGAGATGTGGGGCAAGACTTTGAGCGTAGATCGAGTTTTGTGCGCTGAAATTGCATTTTCCAATGATTGAACCTTGGACCTCTctcacccaactcatatgtcccctagctcttaccacttgaggaCATGTAGGCTCATTGTTgagtaaataatatttaaaaaaaatcaatcaaataaattttctcaagaataaaaaaaagaggaaattttattaaatttgagtttAAAAGAAGGAAGTTTCTAGAACGGAAGGAAGTTTCATTCACAAGAGGCTGAAAACCTTTCCCACACAATGGAAGGCATCTCGTGGAGGATCCATGCACGCCTCTTCCGTGGCAATAGAAACGTGGTAACCATCAGGAGCATCAATGCAAGGCAGGTCTTCGACAAGCGTGGCAATCCAACCATCCAGGTTggcttcctcttcctcttcctcttccatttCCACACTTGCTATTTTCTCCCCTCCCTCTTCTGACTATCACTGCAGGTGGATTTGACATGCTCCGATGATACTCTCTCTACTTTTGTCCTCCCAGTATCAAGCGGTGTATCTACTGGTATTCTTCGCTCATTTTCCTTAGAAGCGCAAGTGTCTTTATTTGTTTAATTCTCTGTGTTTGTCTACTTCTCAGACTTTGTGCTTGTCTTTAAATCCGATggcattttctcttttcttctagTATAGCACTTTCAAAATTGACTGTGACTGAAATAGGGCTGGTAGATATAGCTACTTTAAAATGTAGCGGTGCTATTTGGTTTGGTTATGGTAGGCTGCTTACTCCAACTAATCCTATGaaacaaattttaaatatttactttaaaatgttattaggGATTGACAAGGACCTTGAATCGAGAGACGGAAGATCAGATTGCCTTGTAAAAGGTGTATCAAAGGTACTCTCATGTCTCAGGAGAGGTTGTCTTGTGATTGGTCTACCACCGTTGTAttattttcacctattttttcTGGAACTTGCAGGCTGTTGACAATGTGAACAACATCATTGCCCCTGCATTGATCGACATGGTTGGTTATATTTACTTTTCACCTGTGTTTTTGCTGAACCATTTTTCCTTTTATGTTAGGATTTGTTAATTATTCCCTTAGTATTGTAGTTCTGCGATTTTAAGCCTACAACATTTAAGGTTAGTAATGATACTAAAGCTTCTTTGGATTGAAGaaatttttctgttttcttgTGTGACAATGAAAAGGATCCAACTCAGCAGACAGATATTGACAACCTAATGGTTCAACTGCTTGGTGGAAGTGTTAATGAATGGGATTGGTGCAAGGAAAAGGTGCTTAGCATACCATATTTGTAATCATTCATTTTCACTATTAAAGCTGTTCATGCAGTTGACTAAGTTGTATGAAATTCTGTTTCCAAGGCCAACATGGTAACTAGATGTACACTGTCAGAttgatttaaataaatatttacaaaGAATTATTTGGTTACATGATGCATGTCTGCTAATTCTTACAGCAGTTTCAACAAACACCCCCCCCTCTCAGTTTTCTTCCATATTAGCAGGGATGTTAATCCCACTCTATAGCGGTCGGGAGGAGTGGCGGCCAGCTGTGATGGTGGAAGGAGTTGTGAGGCGTTCAAGGTTCGTGGTCGTAGCAGCCTCTTTAGTGGCAAAATTCGCTGCCACTGCGCCACTATACCGCCGCTACAAGGATTAGGGTTctttgaaggagaagaaggttCAAGAAAGTAAAAAATACCCTTAGAATTAGAACGTTAGGGGCTAGGGCTATTAGTTGAGGGTGTTTTTCATTTTTCGGTTCTAATTGCTCGGGGTATTTTTGGTTTTCCGATTCTTTTGACCTAAAGAGGGCCCTGTAAAACAAAACTTTGATTTTGCTCTGCCCTCTTCCACCTTTCTTCTCCTTTAGATCCTTACTCCTGCACCTCCACCACTTGGACCACCTTCCGGCGTTTTAGGATGACTTCTCCGTCCTCATTTCTCCTTCTTCTGTGTAGCGGCTGCTATGCTCCGCTATCCAGGATTGACAAGCCTGGTTTTTAgctgttttttatttatctgACTTCATTATGGCCATTCTTTCGGTGCAGCATATTGCAAAGCTTGCTGGTAACCAAAGGATTGTTTTGCCTGTTCCCTCATTCACTGTCATCAACAGGGTATCACATGCGGGAAACAAACTTGCTACGCAGGTCTGCTTTCAAAAACTGGTCTgtatgtgtgtgtgagagagataaGTAATGCTTAATAAATTTCTATTACACCTGCCTATGCAGGAGTTTACTATTCTTCCTTTGGAGAGTTCCAATTTCAAGCTTGCTATGCAACAGGGCATGCGAACACATGAAGGAGTCCATGTCAGTTTTGCATATTACAGTCATTCTGCTTTCCCAAATACGTTCTctaaatgaatttttttcattatttagtTGTTAAGTTTTGGTTACGTCATTTCAGGGTGAGATTGCTTTGAAATACGGTAATAAGGCAGTACAATATTGTGACGAAGGTGGATTCGCCCTGAACATCAAGGTAAATAATGGTTagtaacatttttttctttttaagaaTGGTACTTGGATACCTGCTTTCATACTCTGGCCAGTTACTGATGAGCTCTTGAATGATCAGGAAAAAGAATGTTTGGAATTGCTGAGAAGTGCCATTAACAAAAGTAAATACACTGGCTCGGTTAGTTTTTCCCTTATCAAAATTCTGCTTATGATGCTTTGGCTTTTTAGATGTCTTCATTTAAGGAACTCAACATGTTTTGTCTTATGTTCTTAGGTTTTCATTGGAATGGATGTTGCAGCTTCTGCATTCCACAATGAAGACAAAACATATGATTTGAAATTTAAGGAAGATGTGAGCTCTCTATTATCTCATCCAGTACTGCTAAGTGTTAATTTTTGGTCTAGTTGGAAAGTGATGGGAACCAAATATCTAATTACAGATAAATAAGGATAATCCATAATTACAGAAACATTCATATTATATAGACTCCCACACTCAAGAAGCGAAGAGGTAAAGGAAAACACTCACAAAGAAAAATGTAAAGACAGAGAAAACTTGAAGGGTCTGCCAACCTCTGTGCCCAAAGGGCCTAGAACCACTAAATTTCTGCCTATGTCTACTGACCATTTTCTTTGCATTCACTATATCAAATTAAATATTCACCATTCTGTCCTCCTTACTCATGTTTGCTGATCCTCTACTTCCCTCCTCTTTCATGTAGCATACACAGAAAGTAAGCTTAAGTagcaaaaatatattttataaacaCATGGGCATAAATGATAAAAGATCATATTCTGTTTGCTAGTTTTTCCAATTAACTTGTATATTCAAGCATTCATTAACATATAAGTTAGTAACATGCTTAGCATTTTCTATTTGTCATTCAGAACAACGATGTCTCACAGAAGATCTCTAGGGATGCTTTAAAAGATCTCTACACGTCATTTGTGAAGGAGTACCCAATTGTTTTAATTGAAGATCGTTTTGACAAGGATGACTTGGAAACCTATGCCAAGTTGACTGAAGAAGTTAGAGACCGTGTGCTAATTGATGGTGATGATCCCATGGTCTCCTTTATGAAGGTTAGCACATTACATAATTTTCCTCCCCCTCCCTCAAAAGGTATTTTTATCTGCTGGCAAAGACTAGAGGGATTGTCTTTTGACTTGTTACCTCTTGcattgtgtccacagagggttcCGATGGCAATTGAGTCAGAGTCAAATACAGAAATATGCAATTGTCTTATGCTCAAGGTACTCAAATTCTGCTCAGGAATATCTTATTGAGAAAAGTTATTGGATCTCATTTAGAAATCAACGTATATTTACCATTATTGCTTGTTTCAagcaaccaattatcccaaagcTTTGAATCTTTGTCTTTAAATGCAAATGATGAAACACGCAGGTCAGTCAAATGGGATCTGTGACTGAGTGTATTAAAACTGTCAAAATGGCCAAAGAACATTTTTGGGGAGTCGCTGCAAGGTTTGAATCTTTGTCTTTAAATGCAAATGATGCTCATGCTGGTGAAAAAGTTGAGCTAATCATTATAATATACTAACATTCGTTATACATATTGTTGCAGTGGAGAGACTGAGGATACCTTTATTGCTGATCTATGTGTTGGTTTATCAATGGTATTGCCTTATTTTAATTAAACTTTTGTGAACTTGCTGCGACTTGAAGTCTAACTGTGGTAACGTTCTCTTGAACAGGGTCAAATTAAGGTTGGAAATCCATTAAGGGATCCACGACTAGTTATACATGTGCGGGTAAGTAATGGTCATTATGCTAACTTCAGCTTTCATAGTTAAGCTTTTTCTTAATGCTTGAAGTTCACTTGGCAGCTCATGGAAATTGAGATTGAGCTTGGTTCGGAATCATTGTATGCTGGCTGGAACTTCCGTCACTGGTAAACTCAGGCACAACTTGTTGCAAATGGTATTTATAAAGCTGAGGCAAAAAGTAGTAGTGCATTTTGATGTTACGTGAAATGGGAGTTACGTGCCATTTTAGCATTTCTGATGTTGTAAATTGGAGTTACGTGCCTTTGTAATTACCATGTGACCATCAAAATGCTAAAATATTGGAAAAACACGATCTGACCTCCAATGACTTATTATAAACCATTATATTATGTAAGGCATTTAACATtaaggcttaatagctcttttggtctcTCATTTATCACTTTGCACTTTTGGTTCCTCCAGAAATAAATTAGCAAAATTAGCAGCAACGAAGCTACGATCGAAAGGAGAATCAGAGCCTTTGAGATTGGATCCGCCATTGGCACCCGATGAGAGAGAAACATAGAAAGAGAGAGAGTCAATGAggaagatagagagagagagagagagagagagagagagagagtgagtgagagagagagagagagagagagagagagagaggatcgTGGGACTCTTGGTAATGTGTATGTTTATGTGATCTGAGACACGCTTCAACCACTAGGGTTCGTATCAAATGGATGCAGACAAATACAAATATTACATGTCTTCAAgggaataaataaatataacaaatgatatttttcttggatgaaattttattgttttttagtgcaaaaatgatatatatatatataaaagatcaGAAAGAGACCAGAGCTCAAAAGCTACACAGGGGGGACGAGATGATTAGTGTAACAAAAAGTTAATCATCGCTCAACTGCCCCGAAAAAAAATACCTCAAAAGACCTCATTCGGTAGCATTAGACTGAATTTACTATCTTTCTAGCCAAttatatttcaaaattttcattccACGGCCGATTTGACCAAGAAAATCTATATAGAATACCAAACATAAAATGTTACAAGAACATTTTTCCTACGTGTTGATATCATTATGATTTCGCTAAAGTATTCTAATGAAAATGATCCAGAGTGGCTTCAGCAAATCTCCCCTTTTCCATTATTCTTCTCCAGAGTGAGTCCATCAACTCTCTAGCCAATCATATTTCAAGAGTCTATATAGTatacaaaacaaaaaatgttaCAAGATTTTCATTCGAATGTTATTGCGCTTATTCTCACAGATCTGCTTCGCCCCCACCGGACCGCTGCCAAAAGGTGGCGACTTTGGTGTTGAGGCATCTCCTCCATTGATTCCAATGAGTCTCAGCCACAGTAGGAGCTTTGGTGTTGTGACGTCATCACGAGCCGGTTCCATCGCATCCACTCTCGCGAAAAGGAGGTTGGAGGCTCTAGGTGGTGGCTAGGGTTTGGGGGGCAAGAAGTGAAACGTGAAAGAAACATAAAAACAGTGAGGGAAAGAGCatcaaaaggaaaataaaagaaactaaTTGGAAAGAGTTAGGATTTGTTTCATTTTATGTCTTTTctgctttctcttttcttttaatttttttgtcaaacattaaagaaaaaaacataGTTGATTGAGTTATGGGCCTTTGACCCATTGTCagccttctttttcttcctctttcttgaATCTTCTGTTGTCATTTGTTGGGTTCTTCACAATATCATTGCTTTCTATATATGTTGGGCCTTTTTTGTTTAGTTTCGTTTTTGGTGTCATTGTATGAGTTTGATTGCTATTGACTATTAAAACGTGAACACTtagggctgtaattattatttgcTTTTTTCTCTAACCATTTTGAATAATGCTGACAGTGTAGCATTGACGTTAGCAAACACATTTCATTTTTCCAAGGACAATGTTATTGTGCTAAAgcttttaattataaaattatttaagttCATATTAAACACATTTTAGAGATTTAGAGAGCATTTTAACTAAAGGACTTAGGTGTTTGTCCTAAGAATTAAAAAACCTACTTATAAAGCAGTAAAGAAAACAATAAATCTAGTTTTTACAATCTTCACTCGTCTAGTTTGAAGTCTTAaatcgtttttctttttttgtagTGTTGGTGTAATCATCCAAACCATGCTCAAAGTTGTAGGAGCAAGACCTCTTCTTCACAATTCTAAGACAATGTACAATGGTCTCAACAATCTTCAACAactcaacaccactttttcttttcccaacactccacatcatcttctctctccaattcaacaaactctcaacaattacccactccaatggttttcattcaacaccctaccccaccactcaccttaccgcaccacttttttatttcatatttttatttaattttatatttttgttttattatttacataaaattacaattattatcttaaattaaattaaaacaataaacacttaaaaaattaatttttttttttaatttagacaataatttattttatttccttaacttaaaaatggaatggtgattgttgggatccatttcaaaacaaaggctaatagaaagataataagatggtgagagagataataagatggtgaaaaacttggttttttttctgtgtccaaatcaaacgaaccaagtctctatttatagagaaaaaaaattcatgaattttggtataattttttttttcagaaaataatttttttgatgaaataattgagttcaaaagataagggtaaaagaaatccgacgaaccagtcagaaatTGACACGTGTCAAAGCAAAAAAAAAGGATTCTCTCCTgcacgcgccttgtctgcgcgTGTCATGCACGCGCCTGACGGTGGCCACTGGCCtcgcgccacgtggcacaccgcaggCATCCTCAACAATGTTGAACATTTTCAACATTTTTCCTCTCTCTCATCACTCTCAACAATCTTCAACAACCATTATACCACTTCAACAATCTTCAACAATTTTCAACACCCATTTTCATCAACCATTGTAAATGGTCTAATAGCCCAGAAAAATTAAAGTTAGACAACCCATAAGAAGAGAGAATATTGTATCTTGGAGTTATGAGTTTTTGCCTCCCAAGGAAGTATTATGTGAATTGTTTCCACAGTCCATCATTTGAAAGCAACCAAAAGATGCCAATGGGATTAGTTtc
This is a stretch of genomic DNA from Lotus japonicus ecotype B-129 chromosome 1, LjGifu_v1.2. It encodes these proteins:
- the LOC130729758 gene encoding enolase-like isoform X1, with protein sequence MEGISWRIHARLFRGNRNVVTIRSINARQVFDKRGNPTIQVDLTCSDDTLSTFVLPVSSGVSTGIDKDLESRDGRSDCLVKGVSKAVDNVNNIIAPALIDMDPTQQTDIDNLMVQLLGGSVNEWDWCKEKHIAKLAGNQRIVLPVPSFTVINRVSHAGNKLATQEFTILPLESSNFKLAMQQGMRTHEGVHGEIALKYGNKAVQYCDEGGFALNIKEKECLELLRSAINKSKYTGSVFIGMDVAASAFHNEDKTYDLKFKEDNNDVSQKISRDALKDLYTSFVKEYPIVLIEDRFDKDDLETYAKLTEEVRDRVLIDGDDPMVSFMKRVPMAIESESNTEICNCLMLKVSQMGSVTECIKTVKMAKEHFWGVAASGETEDTFIADLCVGLSMGQIKVGNPLRDPRLVIHVRLMEIEIELGSESLYAGWNFRHW
- the LOC130729758 gene encoding enolase-like isoform X2 produces the protein MEGISWRIHARLFRGNRNVVTIRSINARQVFDKRGNPTIQVDLTCSDDTLSTFVLPVSSGVSTGIDKDLESRDGRSDCLVKGVSKAVDNVNNIIAPALIDMHIAKLAGNQRIVLPVPSFTVINRVSHAGNKLATQEFTILPLESSNFKLAMQQGMRTHEGVHGEIALKYGNKAVQYCDEGGFALNIKEKECLELLRSAINKSKYTGSVFIGMDVAASAFHNEDKTYDLKFKEDNNDVSQKISRDALKDLYTSFVKEYPIVLIEDRFDKDDLETYAKLTEEVRDRVLIDGDDPMVSFMKRVPMAIESESNTEICNCLMLKVSQMGSVTECIKTVKMAKEHFWGVAASGETEDTFIADLCVGLSMGQIKVGNPLRDPRLVIHVRLMEIEIELGSESLYAGWNFRHW